From the genome of Mesorhizobium japonicum MAFF 303099, one region includes:
- the ettA gene encoding energy-dependent translational throttle protein EttA, producing MARQFIYHMSGLSKAYGTKKVLDNVHLSFYPDAKIGILGPNGSGKSTILRIMAGLDKEFQGEAWLAEGATVGYLAQEPQLDNSKTVRENVMDGVGRKTAIIERYNELMMNYSDETADESAKLQDEMDRLNLWDLDQQVEMAMDALQCPPADSEVTNLSGGERRRVALCRLLLEQPDLLLLDEPTNHLDAETTAWLEKHLRDYPGSVLIITHDRYFLDNVTGWILELDRGRGIPYEGNYTRYLDAKAKRLIQEGREDDARQKSIWREREWIQSSPKARQTKSKARIKAYEELVEQSQNRKPTDTQIVIPSSERLGNVVIEVEGLNKGFGDELLIENLSFRLPPGGIVGVIGPNGAGKTTLFKTFTGQEKPDAGTVRIGETVKLGYVDQSRDALDGNKTVWEEISGGAEIIKLGKHEINSRAYCSSFNFRGGDQQQKVGNLSGGQRNRVHLAKMLKNGGNVLLLDEPTNDLDTETLGALEDALEAYAGCAVIISHDRMFLDRMATHMLAFEGDAHVEWFEGNFEEYEKDKLRRLGAEAAAPHRMTHKRLTR from the coding sequence GTGGCACGCCAGTTCATCTATCACATGTCCGGCCTGTCGAAGGCCTATGGCACCAAGAAGGTGCTCGATAATGTTCATCTGTCCTTCTATCCGGACGCCAAGATCGGCATTCTCGGGCCTAACGGCTCGGGTAAGTCGACCATCCTGCGCATCATGGCCGGGCTCGACAAGGAGTTTCAGGGCGAGGCGTGGCTGGCCGAGGGCGCGACCGTGGGTTACCTGGCGCAGGAGCCGCAGCTCGACAACTCAAAGACCGTGCGTGAAAACGTCATGGACGGCGTCGGCAGGAAGACCGCCATCATCGAGCGCTACAACGAGCTGATGATGAACTATTCCGACGAGACGGCCGACGAGTCCGCCAAGCTGCAGGACGAGATGGACCGGCTCAACCTTTGGGATCTCGACCAGCAGGTCGAGATGGCGATGGACGCGCTGCAGTGTCCGCCGGCCGATTCCGAAGTGACCAACCTGTCGGGCGGCGAGCGTCGCCGCGTCGCGCTCTGCCGGCTGCTTCTGGAACAGCCCGACCTGTTGCTGCTCGACGAACCGACCAACCATCTCGACGCCGAGACCACGGCGTGGCTGGAAAAGCACCTGCGCGACTATCCCGGCTCGGTGCTGATCATCACCCACGACCGCTACTTCCTCGACAATGTCACCGGCTGGATCCTCGAGCTCGACCGTGGCCGCGGCATTCCCTATGAGGGCAACTACACCAGATATCTCGACGCCAAGGCCAAGCGCCTGATCCAGGAAGGCCGCGAGGACGACGCTCGTCAGAAGTCGATCTGGCGCGAGCGCGAATGGATACAGTCCTCGCCGAAGGCGCGCCAGACCAAGTCGAAGGCGCGTATCAAGGCCTATGAGGAACTTGTCGAGCAGTCGCAGAACCGCAAGCCGACCGATACGCAGATCGTTATTCCCTCGAGCGAGCGTCTCGGCAATGTGGTCATCGAAGTCGAAGGCCTCAACAAGGGTTTTGGCGACGAGCTTTTGATCGAGAACCTGTCGTTCCGGCTGCCGCCGGGCGGCATCGTCGGCGTCATCGGTCCGAACGGCGCCGGCAAGACGACGCTGTTCAAGACCTTCACCGGCCAGGAAAAGCCGGATGCGGGCACCGTGCGCATCGGCGAGACGGTCAAGCTCGGCTATGTCGACCAGAGCCGCGACGCACTGGATGGCAACAAGACCGTGTGGGAAGAAATCTCCGGCGGCGCTGAAATCATCAAGCTCGGCAAGCACGAGATCAACAGCCGCGCCTATTGCTCGTCCTTCAACTTCCGTGGCGGCGACCAGCAGCAGAAGGTCGGCAACCTCTCCGGCGGTCAGCGCAACCGCGTCCATCTGGCCAAGATGCTGAAGAACGGCGGCAATGTCCTGCTGCTCGACGAACCGACCAACGACCTCGACACCGAAACGCTGGGAGCGCTGGAAGACGCGCTCGAAGCCTATGCCGGCTGCGCCGTCATCATCAGCCACGATCGCATGTTCCTCGACCGCATGGCGACCCACATGCTCGCCTTCGAAGGCGACGCGCATGTCGAATGGTTCGAAGGCAATTTCGAGGAATATGAGAAGGACAAGCTGCGGCGCCTGGGCGCCGAGGCGGCGGCCCCGCATCGCATGACGCACAAGCGGCTGACGCGGTAG
- a CDS encoding CaiB/BaiF CoA transferase family protein has translation MAEPPLKGVRVVELARILAGPWAGQLLADLGADVIKVESPEGGDDTRKWGPPFVMSHDGENLSAAYYHSCNRGKRSIAIDFSTPEGAETVRRLVATSDVLIENFKLGGLKKYGLDYDSLRKINPRLVYCSITGFGQDGPYAPRAGYDFIIQAMAGMMSITGEVGREPQKAGVAISDIFTGLYSVIAIQAALRHADRTGEGQHIDMALFDTQISALGNQNLNYLVSGKSPVQMGNAHMNIAPYEVVPVRDGHIILAVGNDGQFAKFCAAVGLDELSTNRDFATNPARVANRVKLRERIVEALSTLDRDPLLAKLEAASVPASPINTIGQMFADPQTIARGMRLDLDDGHGNLLPSVRAPMVMSGTPLVYERPSPRLGEHTDEILAELERSAT, from the coding sequence ATGGCCGAACCACCCCTGAAAGGCGTCCGCGTCGTCGAACTCGCCCGCATCCTTGCCGGGCCATGGGCCGGGCAATTGCTTGCCGATCTCGGCGCCGACGTCATCAAGGTCGAAAGTCCCGAGGGCGGCGACGACACCCGCAAATGGGGCCCGCCCTTCGTCATGAGCCATGACGGCGAGAACCTGTCGGCCGCTTATTACCATTCCTGCAACCGCGGCAAGCGCTCCATCGCCATCGATTTCTCGACGCCGGAGGGTGCGGAGACCGTGCGCCGGCTGGTCGCCACGTCGGATGTGCTGATCGAGAACTTCAAGCTCGGCGGCCTGAAGAAATACGGGCTCGACTATGACAGCCTGCGCAAGATCAACCCGCGCCTTGTCTATTGCTCGATCACCGGCTTCGGCCAGGACGGGCCGTATGCGCCGCGCGCCGGCTACGACTTCATCATCCAGGCCATGGCCGGTATGATGTCGATCACCGGCGAAGTCGGCCGCGAGCCGCAAAAGGCCGGCGTCGCCATCTCGGACATCTTCACCGGGCTCTATTCCGTCATCGCCATACAGGCCGCGTTGCGCCATGCCGACCGGACTGGCGAAGGCCAGCATATCGACATGGCGCTGTTTGACACGCAGATCTCGGCGCTCGGCAACCAGAACCTCAACTACCTCGTCTCCGGCAAGTCGCCGGTGCAGATGGGCAATGCGCATATGAACATCGCGCCTTACGAGGTGGTGCCGGTTCGGGACGGCCACATCATCCTGGCGGTCGGCAATGACGGCCAGTTCGCCAAATTCTGTGCCGCAGTCGGGTTGGATGAACTGTCGACCAATCGCGACTTTGCCACCAATCCAGCCCGGGTCGCGAACCGGGTGAAGCTGCGCGAACGCATCGTCGAGGCGCTGAGCACGCTCGATCGCGACCCGCTGCTGGCAAAGCTGGAAGCGGCAAGTGTGCCGGCGAGCCCGATCAACACGATCGGCCAGATGTTTGCCGACCCGCAGACGATTGCGCGCGGCATGCGGCTCGACCTCGACGACGGCCATGGCAATCTTCTGCCTTCGGTGCGCGCGCCGATGGTGATGTCGGGCACGCCGCTGGTCTACGAGCGCCCCTCGCCGCGCCTGGGCGAACACACCGACGAAATCCTTGCCGAACTGGAGAGATCAGCGACATGA
- a CDS encoding ribonuclease T2 family protein translates to MRIGVVFGLAMLAVSLANAARAEVKMSGTFVADAACPATQAIKNGKNPGNVSTEAGQSYQLLAGNKDAPTHYLILVPRADPERRWVKVTCGHLSGSSAATVPAAPGGQGKPAASGKPEYVFALSWQPAFCETKSSKTECRAQNPSEFDATNFTLHGLWPQPNGNFYCQVAASDKANDNPAHWKDLPPVNLDAGTRKELDQVMPGTASQLERHEWIKHGTCYGKSQQEYFSDALGLMRQVNASPVRDLFAKTIGGKLTADQIRGAFDTAFGAGAGDRVRVSCVIDPSNGRRLIGELTLGLAGPIGPNASLKDLLLASVPTNKAGCPIGTVDAIGFQ, encoded by the coding sequence ATGCGCATTGGTGTCGTTTTCGGATTGGCCATGCTGGCGGTGTCGCTGGCCAATGCTGCGCGTGCCGAGGTCAAGATGAGCGGCACCTTCGTGGCCGACGCTGCCTGTCCGGCAACGCAGGCCATCAAGAACGGCAAGAACCCAGGCAATGTCTCGACCGAGGCCGGGCAGAGCTACCAGCTGCTTGCCGGCAACAAGGACGCGCCGACGCATTATCTGATCCTGGTGCCCCGCGCCGATCCGGAGCGCCGCTGGGTGAAGGTCACTTGCGGCCATCTCTCGGGCAGCAGTGCGGCGACGGTGCCGGCGGCACCTGGCGGACAAGGCAAGCCTGCCGCCTCGGGAAAACCCGAATATGTCTTCGCGCTGAGCTGGCAGCCGGCTTTTTGCGAGACCAAGTCGAGCAAGACCGAATGCAGGGCGCAGAACCCGAGCGAGTTCGACGCCACCAACTTCACCTTGCATGGCTTGTGGCCGCAGCCGAACGGCAATTTCTATTGCCAGGTGGCGGCAAGCGACAAGGCCAACGACAATCCGGCTCACTGGAAGGACCTGCCGCCGGTCAATCTGGACGCCGGTACCCGCAAGGAGCTTGATCAGGTGATGCCGGGCACGGCCTCCCAGTTGGAACGGCATGAATGGATCAAGCACGGCACCTGCTACGGCAAGAGCCAGCAGGAATACTTCTCCGATGCGCTCGGCCTGATGCGACAGGTCAACGCCTCGCCGGTCCGCGATCTCTTCGCCAAGACCATTGGCGGCAAGCTGACCGCGGACCAGATCCGTGGCGCCTTCGACACCGCCTTCGGCGCCGGGGCAGGGGATCGCGTGCGGGTGTCCTGCGTCATCGATCCGTCGAACGGCCGGCGGCTGATCGGCGAACTCACGCTCGGCCTTGCCGGCCCGATCGGCCCGAACGCTTCGCTCAAGGACCTGCTGCTCGCCTCGGTGCCGACCAACAAGGCCGGTTGCCCGATAGGCACCGTCGACGCGATCGGGTTCCAGTAA
- a CDS encoding GGDEF domain-containing protein, with the protein MLNSFLLLAEAVVYFSVMVTLFRFRKRIGLGVFVCALGVMHFLETYLASVFYVALPFGLVSPGSAVLFSGKLVMLLLLYIKEDAATVRQPIYGLLLGNALMIGLVLLLRLHVIAPLPDGKLPDIGFIDEMGWLMVWGTTLLVIDAILIILLYERLGRTLRKAQFARILICVACVLTFDQAGFFTALHFVAGAPIAVFFGGWFAKMAAALAFSGMLVAYLRWFEARDIALPRGLTDIFETLTYRERYEALVEHAGRDGLTGLLHRGRFDADGEAAVEVSLRTARPLSLLIIDVDHFKSINDRFGHAEGDKVLKGVASLLSEVASAGDQVFRIGGEEFAILSSRPHPVARLFGESIRHAVKASAVASRFELTVSAGVSTVSETTRCLADLFALADQRLYKAKSTGRDRVVGEPAGHEPDAAIAWTRSAQF; encoded by the coding sequence GTGCTGAACAGTTTCCTGCTCCTCGCCGAGGCGGTCGTTTACTTCAGCGTCATGGTGACGCTTTTCCGCTTCCGCAAGCGTATTGGCCTCGGCGTCTTCGTCTGCGCGCTCGGCGTCATGCATTTCCTGGAAACCTATCTCGCCAGCGTCTTCTATGTCGCCTTGCCGTTCGGCTTGGTTTCGCCGGGCTCGGCGGTGCTGTTTTCCGGCAAGCTGGTCATGCTGCTCCTGCTCTACATCAAGGAGGACGCCGCCACCGTGCGCCAGCCCATCTATGGCCTGCTGCTCGGCAATGCACTGATGATCGGGCTGGTGCTGCTCTTGCGCCTGCACGTCATCGCGCCGCTCCCCGACGGCAAGCTGCCCGACATCGGCTTCATCGACGAGATGGGCTGGCTGATGGTGTGGGGCACGACGCTCTTGGTCATCGACGCCATCCTGATCATCCTCCTCTATGAAAGACTGGGGCGCACCCTGCGCAAGGCGCAATTCGCGCGCATCCTGATTTGCGTCGCCTGCGTGCTGACCTTCGACCAGGCGGGCTTCTTCACTGCACTGCATTTCGTCGCCGGCGCGCCGATCGCGGTCTTCTTCGGCGGCTGGTTTGCCAAGATGGCGGCGGCGCTGGCCTTCAGCGGCATGCTCGTGGCCTACCTCAGATGGTTCGAGGCCCGCGACATCGCGCTGCCGCGTGGGCTGACCGACATTTTCGAAACGCTGACCTATCGCGAGCGCTATGAGGCGCTGGTCGAGCATGCCGGCCGCGACGGCCTGACCGGCCTGCTGCACCGCGGCCGCTTCGACGCCGACGGTGAAGCCGCCGTCGAGGTCAGCCTGCGCACGGCGAGGCCCCTCAGCCTGCTGATCATCGATGTCGACCATTTCAAGTCGATCAACGACCGTTTCGGCCATGCCGAAGGCGACAAGGTGCTGAAAGGGGTAGCAAGCCTGCTTAGCGAAGTGGCGAGCGCCGGGGACCAGGTGTTCCGCATCGGCGGCGAGGAATTCGCCATCCTCAGTTCGCGCCCGCATCCGGTCGCCAGGCTGTTTGGCGAAAGCATCCGCCACGCCGTCAAGGCATCGGCGGTGGCCAGCCGTTTCGAGCTGACCGTCAGCGCCGGCGTTTCAACCGTCAGCGAAACGACGCGCTGTCTTGCCGATCTGTTCGCCCTCGCCGACCAGCGCCTCTACAAGGCGAAGTCGACCGGACGCGACCGCGTCGTCGGCGAGCCGGCCGGCCATGAGCCGGACGCCGCCATCGCCTGGACCAGGTCGGCGCAGTTCTGA
- a CDS encoding alpha/beta fold hydrolase: MPFNQQRMVRSPTGADLNLLVSQAEDEPRAVVQINHGLAEHAARYARFADFLSARGFHVYVHDHRGHGATKAPDAPLGKFADEDGPAKVIADVDAIHDLIASECPGLPVILFGHSMGASVALNYLLGHSPRIHAAAIWNGNFSQGRLGQVALGILAWERMRLGSDVPSRLLPKLTFQAWGKAVPNHRTLFDWLSRDEAEVAKYIADPLCGWDASVSMWRDVVSMAINGGKDATFAGVRRDLPVAVVGGEKDPASDYGKGIIHLANRMRGMGFSNLVSKVYADTRHESLNELNRDIIMNDFATWADSVLK, from the coding sequence ATGCCTTTCAATCAACAACGCATGGTCCGTTCACCGACCGGCGCCGATCTCAATCTCCTCGTCAGCCAGGCTGAAGACGAACCACGCGCGGTCGTCCAGATCAACCACGGCCTGGCCGAGCACGCCGCGCGCTATGCCCGCTTTGCCGATTTTCTCTCCGCGCGCGGCTTCCACGTCTATGTCCATGACCATCGCGGTCACGGCGCGACCAAGGCGCCTGACGCACCGCTCGGCAAATTCGCCGACGAGGATGGCCCGGCCAAGGTGATCGCCGATGTCGACGCCATCCATGATCTCATCGCCAGCGAATGCCCAGGCCTGCCGGTCATCCTCTTCGGTCATTCGATGGGCGCGTCGGTGGCGCTGAACTACCTTTTGGGCCACTCGCCGCGCATCCATGCCGCCGCGATCTGGAACGGCAATTTTTCGCAAGGGCGGCTTGGGCAGGTGGCGCTCGGCATCCTCGCGTGGGAACGGATGCGGCTGGGCTCCGACGTCCCGTCCCGCTTGTTGCCGAAACTCACCTTTCAGGCCTGGGGCAAGGCGGTGCCCAACCACCGCACGCTGTTCGACTGGCTGTCGCGCGACGAGGCCGAGGTTGCGAAATACATCGCCGACCCGCTGTGCGGCTGGGATGCATCCGTGTCGATGTGGCGCGACGTTGTCTCGATGGCAATCAACGGCGGCAAGGATGCCACCTTCGCCGGCGTCCGGCGCGACCTTCCCGTCGCCGTCGTCGGCGGCGAGAAAGATCCCGCCTCGGACTATGGCAAGGGCATCATCCACCTTGCCAATCGCATGCGTGGGATGGGCTTTTCGAATCTCGTTTCAAAGGTTTACGCCGACACCCGCCACGAAAGCCTGAACGAGCTGAACCGCGATATCATCATGAACGATTTCGCCACCTGGGCCGACAGCGTGCTGAAATAG